The sequence aaggttttcttgcacgatataaaatgatggttttgacaagaattaataatagtatttgatcaaaacctattatgttttattattatttataaatagtactaaaaaataatacagagtagcgggtacatttaaaaaaaagctttactaatctgaccagaAGCTGGATATCTCCATGTTACGCTTCCTTTCACTCCACGGATATAAACTAATGGTAAAAATGTCTTCAGCTCCTCCACAATCATGTCtgaggaggaatcatctcctaaaactctgcgggtCTCAACCAACCTGCAGCCCTGAACATGGATGAGTATTTCGGCCTCCACCAATCAGAGGAACccggtctgggcatcttggatcagGCGCTCTGTCAACGTGTTCTGGTTCTGaagcctccctctactttcttcctctcctaccactgtccacacagtcccatcctttcctatctcctatcgtcttgcgatgaaaacgctgtaaagcgcagaatagattgttgttactgggctactatatctatgacctaacttattgtttctttttccattattagtatcttgttttttagtttctctcctgccagtgagcgggtttgctgggtttatagctgggcactgggcaccAGGCTCGTCTCCttgtctctgaacctgcgctgattgtggcacagtttctatagtttatatattattagttcactaatctataaactatagcctaaaatgatgaaatcgttacataggctagtcttttactaccttgaaataataCGCCACCAGAATCTGACTCCTTTAACTGGATCTGACTCCTGATCAAGAGTTGTCAAAAtccccagaatcacaatcatctaatttttgaaggcctcttgagcagaaaatatcctttctagaagccatttgtaggacgtcaacaatctccttctcagactgttctagagtggcggttgctaggcaacgctcgcgcgtatactcagccgcgggaaaaaaatatgaatgtaaATAATAAGGCCGTtaaaatagcggctgtggtagttagaggtagaaatacttacatcttttatttactttgttattttctaaaaatagagacataggaacACACAAGGATGCcagaagataagagttttaataaaccagagttatggcatgtcaaactttcaaaccgtcaaattgacggctctgggagttctagtgcTAGCAGGCCCGTTTTCAGTTTAGATTGTTTGATTTCATCCTGGTTCCTACAGTGGGACCACACCTGTGTTTGATGACACCATGGGTTTATTTTTAGTGgtgagatgctaaagctcacagaaaatgatggaaataacataaaatcagctgttcagactcACAAAATGGAGCATGAAGATCCAACCtgaaactaacttcaccgcagTCACAATTCTGTGGTTCTGGGCTTTAAAGTCCTGGTCCTGAtcgccatggctgagacaagaACTTCCTCATCAAgcccaaaatgttcttcaggcaaactttggagcttcaccatccagacagcagcgtctctcctcccTGTTCTGCAGCCAtcccccctcacatcagaacctctGAGGCTTATTCtggttctggctgggctgtgctCCAGATAATTACcctagtggatcattttatacataaaaaacatatagAAGACATTCTGGCAtgtacaataatacaaacattattagtatttactttatttatgtttttatttccatttttttttatggtttcaCTCAAattaatgtgaaaatgtaacagagtaacgttaatagcagcagAACCACTACAGTGACGGCTGGAGGCGGGACTCCATccgtcagtgggtcagtggaaacacaactggtaccgtaCCGAGTGGAGCGGAGCCGCGCCGggaggaaaaggggcataagaaACTACATTTTTGTACGTTTGATccagtttcattttcattttgaagGTTGCAGTCCTCAGCAGTGACATCTAGTggctaaaaacattaaaaccacattAACTACAAACTACGGTGGCTGAAAGGTCCATAAAGAGTCAGTGGTTTGTCCCTCTTGAGTTTCTGTGTAAGCTGGTGTGAAGGTGGCCCATCTGAAGAATTTTTGTAGCAATCTGAAGGTGGCGCTGTTACTGTAATCAACACAAATGTTCATTTATGATCTGATCTCTGAACATTTCAGAGGAGCAGGACCTCTGGGCATCTTTGTCTTACTCCGGTTTGAAGTTGCAACGCCCCCTGGAGCTCAGTCTATTGACTCCTCCTCCATCATCAGGTTGTTTTTGGCTCCTCCCTCTGGATGTTAGATTCTGATTGGTCCTCTGTGTGAAGCAGAAAGCAGTCGgaagttaaaaactgattttatcgcTCAACATGTCTCCTCTGTCCAGTTCAGACGGTGTACCTCCGGCTGACTCTGCCCCTTCATGAGCTTCTTCCTCCATCTCCACCAGCCTCTGCAGGTACTTGATGTACCTGATGGCAGCCCGCAGCGTCTCCACCTTGCTGAGTCTCTTGTCGGCACTCTGACCCGGCAGGTGGTCCCGTAGCTTGGCGTAGCCCTGGTTCACGCATTTCACACGCTGTCGCTCTCGCTCGTTACGCTTCTGGATGAATGCTGGCTCGAACGGACACTCGTAGACACTGAAGTGTCCGTGGTGGTGGAACGGGGACAGGTATGGCAGGATCCCTCCGGGGCCTCTCAGAGGGCCCTTATACAGGCTGAGGGTGGAGGGGTCCATTGTGGGGGGGTAGAAGAGGATTGGGACTGAGGTGGACATAGATTCTGAGTGCTGTGACCTGCTCCGATCCTCCAGTCCAACAGGGGGAGACATACTAAAATGATCAAAGAGCGACTGAGAGAAGGTGGAGCTCATCATGTAATCAGCACTGACCAATGAGAGAAGACACCTGGCTGGATCAGAGAAGGTTCATGATGGTCATCTGTAAGGAGACAGAGAGATCCGCTTCAGTTTACCGACTAACAAACATTTCCACCAGGGGGCAGACCTGAGCTCCAGAGAAATGAGAAGAGTATTTGACTCATATTAGGATCATGATGTGATCAAGACGTCACCATAgtaatgaaaatatttacagtgcaggcTGTTGGTCAGATATGGCTCAATGCTGCCCCTACTGGTCACCTGCATGCTGCGAACATGATCATTTCTGAGGACCAAGATACTGAATACCAAACAAAGAAGACATAATACTAACATCAGAAACTCAGCTAGAAGGGTGAGAAAATGACTGCAAACGTGCTGAGGACCATGTTTAAAACTGGATTCTGGGTCTATCTGTCCTTTAGAGAGACAAAGGACTACCCATCTGTCCTATAAAGACACACCAGACTGTCCATATCTCCTATGAAGAGACATCAAACTGTCTATTTGTCTTTTAAAGAGACATCAGGCTGTCATAAtctcagcaggataatgatccaaatcacatcaacacagaaatggttcaggAAACACCTTCTTCCATCAACATCTAAGTCCCCAGACCTCCTGTTGGAAACGTGCAtcagaatgtatgaacctgacttttgtgaagagccttgagatgacatgtgttgtgaattggcgctatagaaataaactgaatttaatggatTCAGGACTCTGGACCATTTGAAGAGATGAAGATAGATCTTCCTCTGGATGCTCCCACACTGGAGGATGTTAAAAGAGCAAACTCAGTGCTGtcctgagcttctactgtaactaactctatgtgatctctttcagactctaaccttgaaaactggctcagagtttatctgttctttctttctagatgaaacgactaaaggagctacatccattaagatttacttttccttcctatagaaagtacttctggatcagtgcttctttgttctctttgtgtctctgctctgttctctcaaacctccagtcggtcgtggcagatggccgctcacactgagcctggttctggttctggtggaggtttcttcctgttaaaagggagtttttcctctccactgtcgctacatgcatgctcagtatgagggattgctgcaaagtcaacaccagtgactgtccactgtctctacatgctcatccaggaggagtgaatgctgcaagtcactgactggatgcaatctgctgggttttcttagatagaaaaactttttatccattttgaataaataactgaatctgactgaactgttcaatggttacgattaattagaatgtatgaacctgactgttttatagttaggattaactggaatgtatgaatcTGACTGGGAATCTGGATGATTGGATTGAGTTTATAAAGAGCCTTGATACGATGTGTTCTGAAGCAGCAATATTATACTAATTaatttttaagactttttaaacCTTAAAGAGGTTCTCCAAGCTGATGGAATTTAAGGAAGAAAATTACCAACACGTACCAACATGACCCAGAATCAGAACCGTGACAGAAAAACGTCTTTATCAGGAAGCTGCAGACATCTCAGTTCTTTCATCTGAACGTTTCTCTCCAAAGAACCCTCCTAACATCTTATAGATGGAAGTTTATCTGAACTGGGAGACCACTGGTTCCCAGCTCAGAGACGCTGTCAATCCAGTGAGATTGGATGGAGCAgttctttagaaataaaaacgACCCAAAAAAAACCTCTCAGTGTGTCTCACCTTCAGATGTAGCTGCAGCAGATCGTTCCTCAGCTTCTCTGAAACTCTGACTGCTGGATAGAAAGCTCAGACTGTACCTGCTGAAGCTCCGCCcacacaggtgtgtgtgtgagagagaaagagagagagactgtCAGGTTAAAAACTGAACATCAGATTCTGCAGGTTTTTAACTGGGGAACATTCACAACTCTGATCACATTTCTGTGTGAGAACCTCCACTTGTGTACTGACCAGTACTTCCAGTCTTCCCAATGCTCCCAGTCCTTCCAGTGCTGCACGGTGCTCTCTGGAGTGGTGTTCACATCAAAGCGGCCTGACGCAGAGAATGAGTGTTTGCAGTTTCCTCTCCCTAAATCCAGCTCTTCTAGATGAAAGGCGTCAGCGACACACACCCTTCCTGTCATCACACGCCGGCTGGCACCGCACACGCTGATGACTGTTTACACACACACCTGCAACCTGACACTCACCTGCAATGATCCCAGTCTGCAGGTGAGGACAGAAGCTCTCATTAAGGTGTTCAGAGATCCGTCTGATCTGAGGTCAGTTCTCATCGGCAGAAAACCAGCTCTACAGACTTCTCCTGGATCCAGAACTCCTGATCAGCTCCTCATTCCTCCACATGTTCCTTCTTATGCTGTAAGTCTGCAAAGGGTTCTGGGTCAACAGTTCTTCGGGCTTCCCGAAGGCCTGAGGTCTTCTCAGTTTTAGCAGGAAGGTTTTTAACTCTGACCTTTCAGCAGAACTCAAGGGATGAACCAGTGTTGCTGTTTCACAGGATCTGAAGATGGTTCTTGATGTCTGCTCAGAGGTGATCATTGGTTTGTGGTGGAGACAGAACAGCATCAGTGAagcagcactgaaacagctcatCCAGCTGCTTCAGATGTCACAGAATAAACACCAAAAACACACCAGCTCCTGATCTTCACATGAAGATCATGATCTTTAGAAAAGTCACTCTGGGCCAGTTTGGTGTTCAGGGCTGAACTAAAACCAGGACTAAACTTATCAGAGTCCCATGTCTTCTCAGAAGGGACCTGAATTTAGAGGAACTAGTTCCAGATTACAGAGTCTCAGATTAAAGCAATGAA comes from Girardinichthys multiradiatus isolate DD_20200921_A chromosome 20, DD_fGirMul_XY1, whole genome shotgun sequence and encodes:
- the LOC124856834 gene encoding achaete-scute homolog 5-like isoform X1, producing MMSSTFSQSLFDHFSMSPPVGLEDRSRSQHSESMSTSVPILFYPPTMDPSTLSLYKGPLRGPGGILPYLSPFHHHGHFSVYECPFEPAFIQKRNERERQRVKCVNQGYAKLRDHLPGQSADKRLSKVETLRAAIRYIKYLQRLVEMEEEAHEGAESAGGTPSELDRGDMLSDKISF
- the LOC124856834 gene encoding achaete-scute homolog 5-like isoform X2; its protein translation is MMSSTFSQSLFDHFSMSPPVGLEDRSRSQHSESMSTSVPILFYPPTMDPSTLSLYKGPLRGPGGILPYLSPFHHHGHFSVYECPFEPAFIQKRNERERQRVKCVNQGYAKLRDHLPGQSADKRLSKVETLRAAIRYIKYLQRLVEMEEEAHEGAESAGEDQSESNIQREEPKTT